From the Streptomyces sp. NBC_01216 genome, the window CGGCGCCACGGGCGGACCCGACGATGGCGCGACACGTGCCGCGACCGTCCCTCCGGATCCCGCTGATGGCCCCCGCACCGCCTCTTTCGGTGCGGGGGCCATCAGTGTGTCGCGGGCCGGCGGAGCGCCCGGTTCGTGGCGGGGACGGCTCTCGGGGCGGGCGGCGGCGTGGGAGACGGCCGTGTCAGGGGGGCGGGAAGTCGCCATGGCATGCCTGAGGGCCCCCGCGCCGGTGCGGTGCACCGGCGCGGGGGCCCTCAGGGTCTGCCGCGGGTCAGCCCTGCCAGGAGTGGGAGGGGCGGAAGCCCGACTGGCGCTCCAGGCGGCGCCAGCCGGCCGTGGACCGCGCGTGGGCGGACGTCTCGGCGGGCTGGGAGGCAGCGCGGGCGAGCAGCACCGCGGTGATCGCGGCGAGCTCCTCGGGGTCGGCGTGGCCCTTCTCGACACGGAGAAGGTTGGCAGGCGTGGTCACGTCAGTGGCTCCTCTTACTGAGGCGGGTTGCCGTGCTTGCGGGACGGCAGGTCGGCGTGCTTGGTGCGGAGCATGGCGAGGGACCTGATCAGGACCTCCCGCGTCTCGGCGGGGTCGATGACGTCGTCGACCAGACCGCGCTCCGCGGCGTAGTAGGGGTGCATCAGCTCGGCCTTGTACTCCTTGACCATGCGGGCCCGCATGGCCTCGGAGTCCTCGGCCTCGGCGATCTGCTTGCGGAAGATGACGTTGGCGGCACCTTCCGCACCCATCACCGCGATTTCGTTGGTGGGCCAGGCGTACGTCAGGTCGGCGCCGATGGACTGGGAGTCCATCACGATGTAAGCACCGCCGTACGCCTTGCGCAGGATCAGCGAGATCCGGGGCACGGTCGCGTTGCAGTACGCGTACAGCAGCTTCGCGCCGTGGCGGATGATTCCACCGTGCTCCTGGTCGACCCCCGGAAGGAAGCCGGGTACGTCCAGAAGAGTGATGATGGGAATGTTGAAGGCGTCGCACATCTGAACGAAGCGGGCGGCCTTCTCGGACGCCTCGATGTCCAGCACACCGGCCAGCGACTGCGGCTGGTTGGCGACGATGCCCACGACCTGGCCGTCGAGCCGGGCCAGGGCGCAGATGATGTTGCGGGCCCAGCGCTCGTGGATCTCCAGGTAGTCGCCCTCGTCGACGAGCTCCTCGATCACCTTGCGCATGTCGTAGGGGCGGTTGCCGTCGGCCGGCACCAGGTCCAGCAGGAGGTCCCCACGACGGTCCACCGGGTCCTCGGAGGCGACGGTCGGCGGGTTCTCCCGGTTGTTCTGCGGCAGCATCGACAGGAGGTAGCGCACCTCGGCGATGCAGGTCTCCTCGTCGTCGTACGCGAAGTGCGCGACGCCGCTGGTCTCGGCGTGCACGTCGGCGCCGCCCAGACCGTTCTGGGTGATCTCCTCGCCGGTGACCGCCTTGACGACGTCCGGGCCGGTGATGAACATCTGGGAGGTCTCGCGGACCATGAACACGAAGTCCGTGAGCGCCGGACTGTAGGCCGCGCCGCCCGCACACGGGCCGAGCATCACCGAGATCTGCGGGATGACGCCCGAGGCCCGGGTGTTGCGCTGGAAGATGCCGCCGTAGCCGGCGAGCGCCGAGACACCCTCCTGGATCCGGGCTCCGGCGCCGTCGTTCAGCGAGACCAGCGGGGCGCCGGACGCGATGGCCATGTCCATGATCTTGTGGATCTTGGTGGCGTGGGCCTCGCCCAGCGCACCGCCGAAGATCCGGAAGTCGTGGGCGTAGACGAAGACCGTGCGGCCCTCGACCGTGCCCCAGCCGGTGATGACACCGTCCGTATACGGCTTCCTCGCCTCCAGGCCGAAGCCCGTGGCGCGGTGCCGGCGCAGCTGCTCGACCTCGTTGAAGGAACCAGGGTCGAGCAGCAGCTCGATGCGCTCACGAGCGGTCAGCTTGCCCTTGGCGTGCTGCGCCTCGGTCGCCCGGTCACTCGGTCCGCGCCGCGCCTCCTCGCGGAGGGCGTGCAGCTCGGCCACACGGCCACGGGCGTCGGTCGGCTCGCTCGGGATCTGGTCCACAACGGTCATGTACCGACCCTACGAAGTCGCCCCGGCAAAACCCGCCGTCGACTCCGTACAGTCTCGTGCGCCGATTCCTGGTGAGGCTGGACAGAACCCGGTCCCGACCCAGCCGAATCGACAGCCGGACCCCCCTGGCGTTTGTGGGATTCCCATACAACCGCCGCGCGGTGGTGGGTGCCCCCGGGGCCCGGGGTGACGGCCGGGTGCCCCACCGTACCGGCCTCCCGGAAGGCGGCGGCGGTCGGCCCCGGCGTGAGGAGGTCGCGGCCGAGCGGACCCGCGGGGGTGGGCGGGAAGCCCGAGACCCGAAGATGTTGAAACTTGAACAGAAAAGGTCTACAGTCAATCTCGTTGAAGGTTCAACCGAATCTTCGTGAGTGCCGCCTCCCCCCGCGCACCGTCCCCAAGGAGCACGTCATGGGCATCTTCAGCCGCAAGAACGCCACCGCCACCGCCGTCGCCACCCTCCCCGTCGGCCCGGACCTGGCCGCGCTGACCGGCGAGTACACGATCGACCCCGCCCACAGCAGCATCGGCTTCACGGTCCGGCACGCCATGGTCACCAACGTGCGCGGCACCTTCGGTGAGCACCAGGGAACGCTGCGGCTGGACGGCGCCGACCCGAGCGCCTCCCACGCCTCCGTCGATGTCACGATCGCCTCGCTCGACACCGGCATCGCCGACCGCGACGGCCACCTCAGGAGCGGCGACTTCTTCGATGTCGAGCGGTTCCCGCTGATGACCTTCCGCTCCACGCAGGCGGCGCGGGTGGGCGGCGACACCTACCGCGTCACCGGTGACCTCACCATCAAGGACGTCACCCGCCCGCTCACGATCGACCTGGAGTTCAACGGCGCGGCCACGGACGTCTACGGCAACGAGCGCGTCGGCTTCGAGGGCTCGGCCGAGATCCTCCGCTCCGACTGGGGTCTGACCTGGAACGCGGCGCTGGAGACCGGCGGCGTGATGGTCAGCGACAAGGTGAAGCTCACCTTCGACATCTCCGCGATCAAGAACGCCTCCTGAGCCCCGCCCGGCCTCCGGGAGACCCGACGGGCACCGGCCGGCGGGGGCGGGAGCCGGGGCGCACGTCACCGGCACCGGGCGAGCGGTGTCGGTGTCGGTGTCAGTGGCCTTCGCTAGCTTGCCGAGCATGGAATTCCGCATCGACAGTGCCGTGTTGACCGACGCCGTGGGCTGGGCTGCTCGCGTGCTGCCCGCGCGCTCGTCCGTCCCCGCACTCGGCGGGCTGCTCCTGGAGGCGCGGGACGACCGGCTGCGCGTCTCGGGGCTGGACCACGAGGCATCCGCGCGGGTCGACGTGGCGGCGGACGTCGCCCGGGAGGGCCGCGCCCTGGTCCTGGGGCGGCGGTTGCTCGAAATCTGCCGGGTGCTCCCCCGGGGCTCGGTGGAGTGCGCCGTCGAGGGGGCACGACTGTCAGTGGACGGCGGCGGCGCCCGGTTCGGGCTCTCGCTGCTGCCGTTGGACGACTACCCCGCGTCGCCCGCGCTGCCCGCCTTCCGGGGCCTGGTGGAAGCCGGCGCGTTCGCCGGGGCGGTCGGCCAGGTGGCGGTGGCCGCGGGCCGGGACGACGCCCTGCCGGTGCTGACCGGCATCCGGCTCGCCCTGGACGGTACGACGATGACGCTGGCCGCCACCGACCGGTACCGCTACGCGGTGCGCACCCTGGAGTGGCGGCCCGAGGGCGGCGCCCCGGAGGGCGGGGCGGCCGGGGTCACCGATGTGGTGGTGCCCGCCCGGCGCCTGACCGAGATCGCCCGCTCGCTGACCGCGAGCGGGCCGGTGCGGCTGGCCATGGACGGCGGTTCGATCGGCTTCGAGCAGGACGGCGTCCGCGCCACCACCCGCCTCCTGGACGGCCGTCTCCCCCGCCACGCCAAGCTGTTCGCCCTCGGGAAGCACGCGGTCGCCACCACCGGCCTGGAGCCGCTGACCGAGGCGGTCAAGCGGGTCGCGGTGGTCGCGGAGGGCGACAGTCCGGTACGGCTCGGCTTCACCGCCGGGACCGTCCGTCTCCAGGCGGGCCACGAGGACGACATCGCCTCCCAGTGCCTGCCCGCCACCCTGGAGGGAGCGGAGTCGCAGACGGTGGCCTTCAACCCGGCGTACCTGCTGGACGCGCTGGGCTCCTTCCATACGGACACGGTGTCCTTCCGCCTCCTCGGCCCGGGGCAGCGTGCCCTGCTCACGGCGGGCTCCGGGACCTCCCACCGCCACCTGCTGATGTCGGTCCGGGCGCCTCTGGACTGAGAGCCTGACGGCACGGCGTCAGAATCCGCCGCCGCCGTCGAAGCCGCCGCCCCCGCCGAAGTCACCGCCGCCGAACCCGCCGCCGAAGTCGCCCGACCCGAAGTCACCGGAGCCGGAGTCACCGCCGGAGAAGCCACCGCCCTGGAAGTCCCCGCCTCCGTATTCGGCGGCGTAGGACGGGGTGGCGAGCATCGACCCGAGCAGGGTTCCGGCAAGAATGCCTGGGAGCATGCCGCCGCCGAAGTAGCCGCCCGCCCACGGGCCGTAGGCCGGGCCCGCCTCCCAGTAGGGGCGGCGGGTGCCGTCGGCGTCGACGATGCGGGACACCGGGTCCCGCCCGTCGTCGAGGCGGGCCGCGTCGGCGGCGCAGACCGGGACCTCGCGGACGGCGCCACCGGGCGGGCACCAGGAGCGGTCCGTCACCGAGGGGCCGTGGCGCGGGTCGAAGAAGCAGGGTGCGCGGCGTTCGGGCAGCGGGCGCGCCTCCCGGCGGGCGGCCAGGACCGCGAGCGAGTAACGGCCGTCCTCCAGCTGCTCCGTGACCGGTCGCACCTCGTGCGGACGGGTGGCCGAACCCATCAGGGACTTGGCCTTGTCGTAGGCGTCCAGCGCTCGTTCGTAGTCGCCGCGCATGCCGTCGGTGGCGCCCGCCTCCGCCGGGTGGAAGTCGAGGCGTTCCAGTTCCTCGCCGAAGGCGGTGATGTCCTCGTCCACGACGACCCGCAGCTTGTCGAGCGCGTCGCGTTCCTCGGCCTCTCTGCGCAGCCGCTTGCGCCGGGACACCGTGTAGGCGCCGGCGCCGGCGGCGAGGACGACCGCGCCGAGGGTGATCAGTCCGCCGACCGGGACGCTGTCCGGCCCGGTTCCCGCGGTGCCCCAGGAGGCGGGTGCGGCTCCACGCAGGGCGGGAAGGGCCTGGTCGGCGAAGTTGTTCAGCTCGGTGACGGCGTCCACCCCGGGGCCGCGTACCGAGGTCACGAGGTCGTCCACGGTGCCGCGCGGCATGACCGCGCTGTCGGCGCGGGCGTCGAAGGCGTCACCGAGCCGGACGGCGTACAGCCCGGTGATCCCGGTCTCGTTGCGCAGGTCCTGGAACAGGTCCTCGGCGGGGAACCGTGCGTCGGCGGGCAGGACCGCCACGAAGAGCGGCTTGTCGGCGTCCTTGATCTTCTGGGCGAGGGCGTCGGCCTGGGCGGCGGACAGCTGGTCCGCCGCGCCTGGGTCGACGTAGACCGGGCCCTGCTTCAGCGCCGCGGCGGCGTCCTCGATCCCCGTGGTCCTGGCCCCCGCGGCGGGGGCCAGGACCAGGAGCAGCAGCAGGAGCAGTCCGCCGACGGTGGACAGCACCGGAATCCTCGTCCTCATACCACCTGCATTACCCCCAAAAGGGGGCATTGAGTCCTCTTGGTCGGGTCGCTGTACGGCCGGACCGGGCGGCGGCCGTACGTCCGGTCAGCGCGCACGGACCCGGGTGGTGAGGCCCCAGCCGTACGGGAACTCGGGGTCGTAGCCGCGGTCGCCCGCGTTCAGCGGCAGCTGCGCGGCCGACTTCGGCCAGCTCAGCGGCAGGCGGCCGGTGAAGGGCCGCCGCCCGTAGAGCACGTCGGCGACCCCGTCGCCCTCGCTGCCCGGCAGCCAGGAGGCGACCAGGGCGTCGATCCTCCCGAGCCGGTCACCGAGGAGCTGGGGGCGCCCGGAGACGACCAGGACCGCACAGCGCATCGCGGCGCACACACGGTCCACGGCCTTCTTGTCGGCCGCGGACAGCTCCAGGTCCCGGCCGTCGACGCCGACGTCTCCGACCCCCTCCGCGTACGGGGTCTCGCCGACGACGACCACGCCCACGTCGTGCCCGGCGGTCGACGCGGAGGCGTCCGCGGAGTAGGTGACCCGGGCCCCGGGATCCGCCCGGCGGATGCCCTCCAGGATGGTCGTGCCCCGCAGGGGGCGGTCGCCGGCGCCCTGCCAGCCGACGGTCCATCCGCCCGCCTGGTGGGCGAGGTCGTCGGCGTTGGATCCGGCGACGTACACCCGGCCGCCGACCGGCAGCGGCAGCGTGTCCCGGTCGTTCTTCAGCAGCACCTGGGACCGGGCGACGGCCTCACGGGCGACGGCGCGGTGCTCGGCGGAGCCGATCCCGGCGAGGTGGGTGGTGTCGGCGTACGGCTTCTCGAAGAGTCCGAGCCGGAACTTCTGCTCCAGGACACGGCCGACCGCGTCGTCGACGCGGGCGAGCGGGATGCGGCCCGCGGCTACCTCGTCGGCGACGATGCGGCCGAACTGCTTGTACGTCAACGGGGCCATGGTGACGTCGATGCCGGCGTTGACGGCGGCGCGCACGTCGGCGGCCGCGTCGCCGGGCATCTGGTCGACGGCCTCCCAGTCACTGACCACGATCCCGCGGAACCCGAGCTCCCCCTTGAGCAGCCCGCTGATCATCTCGCCGTCCGCGTGCATCTTGACCGGGCCGCCGCGCCGGCCGGCCAGCTCCAGCGAGGAGAAGGAGGGCATGACCGCTCCCGCGCCGAGCCCGACGGCCCGCCGGAACGGGGTGACGTGCACGGCCTCCAGCTCGTCCCGGTCGATCCGGGTGACGCCCTGGTCGATGGTGTACGGGGAGCGGCCGGAGCCGAAGGCGGTGCCTCCGTCGCCGACGAAGTGCTTGGCCGTGGCCAGGACCTTGTCGTTGCGGGCGAGGTCGCGGCCGTCGGCGGCACCCTGGAGCCCTCGGACGGCGACGGCCATGGACGCCACGAGTTCCGGGTCCTCCCCGAAGGACTCGTAGGTCCTCCCCCAGCGCACGTCGCGCACCACGCACACACAGGGCGCGAAGTTCCAGGTGATGCCGGTCGCGCGGGCCTCCTCCGCGGTGATCGCGGCGAGCCGCTCGACGAGGGCCGGGTCGCGGGTGGCACCGAGGCCGATGTTGTGGGGGGTGATCGTGGCACCCTTCACGAGGGCGTGGCCGTGGACTGCGTCGGCCGCCAGGAGCAGCGGGATCTGCAGCCGGGTGGCGCGGGCGTACCACTGGTAGGTGTCCGTCGCCTTCCGCCATGCCTCCGGAGGCCGCGCGGGCGATCCGTTCGCCTCGGCCTCGTAGATGACCGAGCCGAGCGCGTAGGTGGTGACGTCCTCGGCGGAGGCGAGGTAGTTGCGGCCGGCCTGGGTCATCTGACCGGCCTTCTCGGCGAGGGTCATCCTTCCCAGGAGGTCGGCCACCCGCTCCCGGACGGGGCGGCGCGGGTCGAGGTACGGCAGGTCGTGGGCGTCCACGACGACCAGGGGTGGCTCCTCGGGTGCGGCGGCACCGGTGACGTCGAGTGTGACCGGCACGGCCTCGGCGGTCTCGGCCGTCCGGTCGCGCAGGGTGGCGACCTCGATGGTGCGTACCGCCCCGGACCGGGTCCCGGCGGGGAAGGTGAGGGTCCCCGCCGCGGCCCGGTAGTCCCGCCCCGCCTGCGCGACACCCGCCCGCGGGGCGGCACCCGCCCGGACGGCCGGACCGGCGGCGGAGCGGGCCGCCGTCTTCCAGCGGACCGTCACCGGGCGCGCCAGCGGCCGGGCGGATTCGATGCCGAGGCGGATCCGGGCCGTGGCGCCTTCGGCGACGGTGGTGACCGGGGAGACGGTGAGCCGCGCGGGCCCCGGGGGGTGCGCGGGCGCCGTCGCCGCCGTCGCGGTGAGACATCCGGTGAGGACGGCGCCGGCCGCGACGGCCGCCGCCGTACCCGCCCGCGTCCCACGAAACATATGACAAGTCATATCGGACATGGTGGGGCGTACCGCCCCCGAAGGGCCGGTACGACGCGCGGCTACTCCGCCGGGTCGACCCCCACCCGCAGCAGGCCGTACGTGTACGCGTCCTCCAGCGCCTGCCAGGACGCGGCGATCACGTTCTCGCCGACGCCGACGGTCGACCAGTCGTTGTTGCCGTCGCTGGTCGTGATCAGGACGCGGGTCGTGGACTCCGTGCCGTGACGCCCCTCCAGGATGCGGACCTTGTAGTCCACCAGCTCGAACTTGGCGAGCTGCGGGTAGATCCGCTCCAGGCCGACCCGCATGGCACGGTCGAGGGCGTTGACGGGACCGTTGCCCTCGGCGGTGGCGACGATCCGCTCGCCCTTGGCCCAGAGCTTCACCGTGGCCTCGTTGGCGTGGGTGCCGTCCGGCCGGTCCTCCACGATCGCCCGCCAGGACTCCGTACGGAAGTAACGGCGCGCCCTGCCCTCGGCCTCCTCGCGGAGCAGCAGCTCGAAGGAGGCGTCCGCTGCCTCGTAGGTGTAGCCGCGGAGCTCGCGCTCCTTGACCCGCGCGACGACCCGGCCGACGAGTTCGCGGTCGCCGCCGAGGTCGACGCCGAGTTCCTTCCCCTTGAGTTCGATGGAGGCGCGTCCGGCCATGTCCGAGACGAGCATCCGCATGGTGTTGCCGACCAGCTCGGGATCGATGTGCTGGTAGAGGTCGGGGTCGACCTTGATGGCGGACGCGTGCAGTCCGGCCTTGTGGGCGAAGGCGGAGACGCCGACGTACGGCTGGTGGGTGGAGGGCGTCAGGTTGACGACCTCGGCGATGGCGTGGGAGATCCGGGTCATCTCGGCGAGCGCGCCCGGCGGCAGCACGGACTTGCCGTACTTGAGCTCCAGGGCCGCGACGACCGGGAAGAGGTTGGCGTTGCCCACTCGCTCGCCGTAGCCGTTGGCGGTGCACTGGACGTGCGTGGCGCCGGCGTCGACGGCGGCCAGGGTGTTGGCGACGGCGCAGCCGGTGTCGTCCTGGGCGTGGATGCCCAGGCGGGCGCCCGTGTCGGCGAGGACGGTGGCGACGACGGCCTGGATCTGGGCGGGCAGCATGCCGCCGTTGGTGTCGCAGAGGATGACGACCTCGGCGCCGGCCTCGTGGGCGGCGCTGACGACCGCCTTGGCGTACACCGGGTCGGCCTTGTAGCCGTCGAAGAAGTGCTCGCAGTCGACGAAGACCCGGCGGCCCTGGGAGCGCAGGTGGGCGACGGTGTCGCGGACCATCTCCAGGTTCTCGTCCAAGGTGGTGCGCAGGGCGAGTTCGACATGCCGGTCGTGCGCCTTGGCGACGAGCGTGATCACCGGGGCGCCGGAGTCGAGCAGCGCCTTGACCTGCGGGTCGTCGGCGGCGCGGCCTCCGGCCCGGCGGGTGGCGCCGAAGGCGACGAGCCGCGCGTGCCGGAAGTCGATCTCCTGCCGGGCGCGGGCGAAGAACTCCGTGTCACGCGGGTTGGCTCCGGGCCAGCCGCCCTCGATGAAGCCCACGCCGAACTCGTCGAGGTGCCGCGCGATGGTCAGCTTGTCCGCGACGGTGAGGTTGATGCCCTCACGCTGCGCCCCGTCGCGCAGCGTCGTGTCGAAGACGTGGAAGCTGTCGTCGGGACGCGGGCTCGCGTCGGTCTCCGTGGTCATGACTCTGATGGCTCCTGTCGGATGTGGCTCCGGAAGGTATGGATCCACTTGCCCCCATTTTCACGCGCCGCCCGCCTCCGGCCTCGGTGGGGCCGGAAAACGAAAAAACCCCTCGCGGGTGCGAGAGGTCTGCGCGCGGGTCTGGGGCACGGTGTCCACTGCCGCGGGGGATCGAGCCACGGGTCAGTGGTCACTGCGGACCGGCGCGCTGCTGCCGATAATCATGGTGGGAGCAGACACGCCCGCAGTCTCCCATACGGCCGCGGTCCGCGGGACACGGATCTCACGATGCGGGCAGGTCCCGGTCGCGGGCGGACTGCCCGGCCCGCCGCCGTGTGCGGTCGTCAGGGGCGCGCCAGCAGGCTCTGCTCGACGAACTCCCTCACGTGCTCCAGGACCTGTTCGCGCCCGGTGCCGGGGAGGCCGACCGCGACGTGGACGCTGAATCCGTCGAGCAGGGCGCGCATCCGGGCGGCGAACCGGTCCGGATCGACGGCCCGGAACTCGCCGCGCGAGATGCCCTCGGCGAGCAGGGCGACCAGATCACGGTGCCAGGCCCCCTCGATGGCGGCCTGCCGGACGCGGGCGTCGGCGTCGGCGTTCTGGGACCGGTTCCAGACCTCGAGCCAGAGAGTCCAGTGCGGATCGCGCGGGCCGTCGGGCAGGTAGACGTCGACGTATCCGGCGAGCCGCTCGCGGGCGGTGCCGGGCCGGGACAGCAGTGCGCTGCGTTCGGCGCCCAGGCGGCCCTCGCTCCACTCCAGGGTCTGCAGCAGCAGCTCGTCCTTGGTGCGGAAGTAGTACAGCAGGTGCCCGCTGCTCATGCCGACCTCACGTCCGAGCCCGGCCATGGTCAGCCCGTCGAGTCCGCGCGCCGCGATGGTGTCCATGGCGGCGGCGAGGACGTCCTCGCGGGGCGGGGCGGACTGGTTGCGGCGGCGGGGGCCGGCGGGCGGGCTGCTGCTGTTCACTCGTACGTTCTACCGCATGGTCCCGGCGGGTCCGCGGCCGAAGCCGGCGTTCCGGCGGACGCGGGACTGCCGCGTCCGCCGGTCCGCACCGGTGGACGGGCGGGCGCTCAGGGCCTGGGCTGCTGCTGCGTGATGCAGTGGATGCCGCCGCCGCCCGCGAAGATCGCGCGCGCGTCCACCAGGGTCACGGTCCGCTCGGGGAAGAGCCGTCGGAAGACGCCCGCCGCGATCTCGTCGTTCGGGTCGTCGAATCCACAGAGCACCACGCCCCCGTTGCAGAGGTAATGGTTGATGTACGAGTAGTCGACCCAGTCACCCTCCTCGTCCCTGAGGACGGTGGGGGCGGGGACCTCCACGACCTCCAGGGCGCGGCCCTTGGCGTCCGTCTGGCGGCGCAGGAGTTCGACGTACGCGCGGGAGCGCTCGTGGTCGGGGTGGGCCGGGTTCCGCTGGCTGTGGACGACCACCACTCCCGGCCCGGCGAAGGCGGCGACGATGTCCACGTGGCCCTGGGTGCCGTACAGGCCGTAGTCGCCCGCCAGGCCGTGCGGGAGCCAGATGGCCTTGGTGGTGCCGAGCCGGGCGTGGATCTCGGCCTCGACCTCCTCGCGGGTCCACTCGGGATTGCGGCCGGGGCCGAGCTGGACGGTGTCGGTGAGCAGGACCGTGCCCTCGCCGTCGACGTGGACGGCACCGCCCTCGTTCACGAGGGTGCTGGCGTGGACCGGGACACCGGCGAGGTCGGCGACGTGACGGGCGATCTTGGAGTCGTGCTCCCAGCGGGCCCAGTCCTGGCCGCCCCAGCCGTTGAACACCCAGTCGACGGCGGCGAGTCCGGAGCCGTCGGTGACGAACGTGGGGCCGATGTCCCGCATCCAGGCGTCGTCGAGTTCGCGTTCCACGAGGTCGACGTCCGGCCCGAGCAGGGCACGCGCGGAGTCCGTTCCGCCGGGCCCGACGACCATCGTCACCGGCTCGAAGCGCCGCACGGCGCGGGCCACCGCTGCCCACGCGGCACGCGCCCGCGCCAGTTCCTCCTCGTCGGTGAAGGTCGGGTTGGGGCCGGGCCAGGCCATCCAGGTGCGCTCGTGGGGGGCCCACTCGGGCGGCATGCGGAACGTCATGGTCGGGTCCTAGAGGAAGTAGAGGCGGTTGAGGGAGACGGAGTCGGCCGGTTCGGAGCGGACCGGCGCGCCGTCCAGGGAGACGAGACCGGTCCGGCCGTCGACGCCCACCTCGCCGATGCGGGAGTTCAGCAGCAGGTCGGCGGGGCCGATGCCCCGGGTGCCGCGGACGGCGACCCGGCGACGGCGGGTGGTCATCGCGTCCGAGCCCAGGTCGACGGCGGCCTGCGCGACGAAGGCGACCGAGAGGTCGGCCGGTGTCGCCCCGTGGGCGCCGAACAGCGGCCCGAGGACGAGGGGTTCGCAGGTGTCCGTGGCGGCGTTCGGGTCGCCCACCACCCCGTGCGCCGGGAATCCCGACTTCAGCACGAGCTGGGGCTTGGCGCCGAAGAACCGCGGTCGCCAGAGGACGAGGTCGGCCATCTTGCCGACCTCGATGGACCCGATCTCGTGCGCGAGGCCGTGGGCGATGGCCGGGTTGATGGTGAGCTTGGCGATGTAGCGCAGGACGCGCGCGTTGTCGTCGTGCGCGCCGTCGCCTTCCAGCGGGCCCAGCTCGGCCTTCATCTTCCCGGCCATGGCGAAGGTCCGGCGTACGGTCTCGCCGGCCCTTCCCATGCCCTGGGCGTCGGACGAGGTGATGCCGATCGCGCCCAGGTCGTGCAGGACGTCCTCCGCTCCCATCGTCCCCGCCCGGATCCGGTCGCGTGCCATCGCGGCGTCGCCGGGCAGGTCGGTCTTGAGGTCGTGGACGGACACGATCATCCCGTAGTGCTCGGCGACGGCGTCGCGGCCGAAGGGGAGCGTGGGGTTGGTCGAGGAGCCGATGACGTTCGGTACGCCCGCCATCTTGAGGACGTTGGGCACGTGCCCGCCTCCGCAGCCCTCGATGTGGAAGGCGTGGATGGTGCGGCCGTCCAGGACGCGGAGGGTGTCCTCCACCGAGAGGCACTCGTTCAGGCCGTCGGAGTGGAGGGCGACCTGGACGTCGTGCTCCTCGGCGACCCGCAGCGCGGTGTCCAGGGCGCGGGTGTGGGCGCCCATGTCCTCGTGGACCTTGAAGCCGGAGGCGCCGCCCTCCGCGAGCGCCTCCACCAGCGGAGCCGGGTCGGAGGACGAACCGCGGGCCAGGAAGCCGATGTTGACCGGCCAGGCGTCGAAGGCGTTGAACGCGTGCCGGAGCGCCCAGGGAGAGTTGACCCCGACGCCCCAGACGGGGCCGAACTCCTGGCCGATGATC encodes:
- a CDS encoding acyl-CoA carboxylase subunit epsilon; translated protein: MTTPANLLRVEKGHADPEELAAITAVLLARAASQPAETSAHARSTAGWRRLERQSGFRPSHSWQG
- a CDS encoding acyl-CoA carboxylase subunit beta, with product MTVVDQIPSEPTDARGRVAELHALREEARRGPSDRATEAQHAKGKLTARERIELLLDPGSFNEVEQLRRHRATGFGLEARKPYTDGVITGWGTVEGRTVFVYAHDFRIFGGALGEAHATKIHKIMDMAIASGAPLVSLNDGAGARIQEGVSALAGYGGIFQRNTRASGVIPQISVMLGPCAGGAAYSPALTDFVFMVRETSQMFITGPDVVKAVTGEEITQNGLGGADVHAETSGVAHFAYDDEETCIAEVRYLLSMLPQNNRENPPTVASEDPVDRRGDLLLDLVPADGNRPYDMRKVIEELVDEGDYLEIHERWARNIICALARLDGQVVGIVANQPQSLAGVLDIEASEKAARFVQMCDAFNIPIITLLDVPGFLPGVDQEHGGIIRHGAKLLYAYCNATVPRISLILRKAYGGAYIVMDSQSIGADLTYAWPTNEIAVMGAEGAANVIFRKQIAEAEDSEAMRARMVKEYKAELMHPYYAAERGLVDDVIDPAETREVLIRSLAMLRTKHADLPSRKHGNPPQ
- a CDS encoding YceI family protein, which encodes MGIFSRKNATATAVATLPVGPDLAALTGEYTIDPAHSSIGFTVRHAMVTNVRGTFGEHQGTLRLDGADPSASHASVDVTIASLDTGIADRDGHLRSGDFFDVERFPLMTFRSTQAARVGGDTYRVTGDLTIKDVTRPLTIDLEFNGAATDVYGNERVGFEGSAEILRSDWGLTWNAALETGGVMVSDKVKLTFDISAIKNAS
- the dnaN gene encoding DNA polymerase III subunit beta codes for the protein MEFRIDSAVLTDAVGWAARVLPARSSVPALGGLLLEARDDRLRVSGLDHEASARVDVAADVAREGRALVLGRRLLEICRVLPRGSVECAVEGARLSVDGGGARFGLSLLPLDDYPASPALPAFRGLVEAGAFAGAVGQVAVAAGRDDALPVLTGIRLALDGTTMTLAATDRYRYAVRTLEWRPEGGAPEGGAAGVTDVVVPARRLTEIARSLTASGPVRLAMDGGSIGFEQDGVRATTRLLDGRLPRHAKLFALGKHAVATTGLEPLTEAVKRVAVVAEGDSPVRLGFTAGTVRLQAGHEDDIASQCLPATLEGAESQTVAFNPAYLLDALGSFHTDTVSFRLLGPGQRALLTAGSGTSHRHLLMSVRAPLD
- the cimA gene encoding citramalate synthase, whose amino-acid sequence is MTTETDASPRPDDSFHVFDTTLRDGAQREGINLTVADKLTIARHLDEFGVGFIEGGWPGANPRDTEFFARARQEIDFRHARLVAFGATRRAGGRAADDPQVKALLDSGAPVITLVAKAHDRHVELALRTTLDENLEMVRDTVAHLRSQGRRVFVDCEHFFDGYKADPVYAKAVVSAAHEAGAEVVILCDTNGGMLPAQIQAVVATVLADTGARLGIHAQDDTGCAVANTLAAVDAGATHVQCTANGYGERVGNANLFPVVAALELKYGKSVLPPGALAEMTRISHAIAEVVNLTPSTHQPYVGVSAFAHKAGLHASAIKVDPDLYQHIDPELVGNTMRMLVSDMAGRASIELKGKELGVDLGGDRELVGRVVARVKERELRGYTYEAADASFELLLREEAEGRARRYFRTESWRAIVEDRPDGTHANEATVKLWAKGERIVATAEGNGPVNALDRAMRVGLERIYPQLAKFELVDYKVRILEGRHGTESTTRVLITTSDGNNDWSTVGVGENVIAASWQALEDAYTYGLLRVGVDPAE
- a CDS encoding TetR/AcrR family transcriptional regulator produces the protein MDTIAARGLDGLTMAGLGREVGMSSGHLLYYFRTKDELLLQTLEWSEGRLGAERSALLSRPGTARERLAGYVDVYLPDGPRDPHWTLWLEVWNRSQNADADARVRQAAIEGAWHRDLVALLAEGISRGEFRAVDPDRFAARMRALLDGFSVHVAVGLPGTGREQVLEHVREFVEQSLLARP
- a CDS encoding agmatine deiminase family protein is translated as MTFRMPPEWAPHERTWMAWPGPNPTFTDEEELARARAAWAAVARAVRRFEPVTMVVGPGGTDSARALLGPDVDLVERELDDAWMRDIGPTFVTDGSGLAAVDWVFNGWGGQDWARWEHDSKIARHVADLAGVPVHASTLVNEGGAVHVDGEGTVLLTDTVQLGPGRNPEWTREEVEAEIHARLGTTKAIWLPHGLAGDYGLYGTQGHVDIVAAFAGPGVVVVHSQRNPAHPDHERSRAYVELLRRQTDAKGRALEVVEVPAPTVLRDEEGDWVDYSYINHYLCNGGVVLCGFDDPNDEIAAGVFRRLFPERTVTLVDARAIFAGGGGIHCITQQQPRP